Proteins encoded in a region of the Candidatus Methylomirabilis lanthanidiphila genome:
- a CDS encoding nitrite reductase codes for MDGQHRLVVIGNGMAGTRVVQEILPRNRDRFHVVMFGAERYGNYDRTLLSDVLAGSKDVKQVFLNSLEWYRDHNIVLHAGVAATAIDRDNKVVRGAGGVEVSYDTLIIATGSRPFVPPVDGIEKTGMFAYRTLDDCQAIEAYARGCRNAAVMGGGLLGLEAARGLLSLGLQVTVVEMMPWLMAQQLDAEGGALLRRTMEQMGVQTLLEKRVTRALGGERITGLEFQDGTTLNVEMVVMSCGIRPDAELAGRSGLAVDRGIVVNDRMQTSDPAIYAVGECAQHRGKLYGLVAPLYDQARVLAEHLTGTSSNGGYQGSKPVSKLKVMGVHLVSMGDTTPADPLDEVVSYVEPSRGVYKKMIIRDNRLVGVTLLGETDTAGVLTQMFLLDAVLPERRADLLFGTSTGAPILSVFDLPDHAQICHCHGVTKGQIREAIEFGKCRTVSQIGLQTKAGTSCGGCKKLLEQFLEVYAGEVAEEPSEHWYVPSVPMTKPELVAAIKAKGIKSVSALFRELNDGRDEPSHKTALASLLKTIWAGEYEDERDARFINDRVHANIQKDGTFSVVPRICGGITSAAELRRIADVAEKHQIPAIKLTSGQRIALAGIRKEQLPYVWKDLGMPSGHAYAKAVRSCNTCVGSDFCRFGLGDSIALGIKIEKRFHGIETPHKMKLAAVGCPRNCAEATIKDLGAVAIEGGWQIYVGGGGATRVRAADLLCTVRIHEEVLTYMGRFIQYYREHGKYMERSYRLVERVGIERLRELLVEDVEGIGARLDAEIERAVAARTDPWAEAEEPVHPAQFSGPVLIELKR; via the coding sequence ATGGATGGACAACACAGGCTGGTCGTCATCGGCAACGGCATGGCCGGGACCAGGGTCGTTCAAGAGATCCTACCCAGGAATCGTGACCGCTTTCATGTAGTGATGTTCGGGGCGGAGCGGTACGGCAACTACGACCGTACCCTCCTCTCGGATGTGCTGGCCGGTTCCAAGGACGTCAAACAGGTCTTTCTGAACTCCCTGGAGTGGTACCGCGATCACAACATCGTACTGCATGCCGGGGTGGCGGCCACCGCGATCGATCGTGACAATAAGGTAGTAAGAGGCGCAGGCGGCGTGGAGGTATCATACGATACGCTCATCATCGCCACCGGCAGCCGACCGTTTGTTCCGCCTGTCGATGGGATCGAGAAAACCGGTATGTTCGCCTACCGGACCCTCGATGATTGTCAAGCTATCGAGGCATACGCGAGGGGATGCCGGAACGCTGCCGTCATGGGCGGCGGTCTGCTGGGTCTGGAGGCTGCGCGAGGCCTGCTCTCTCTCGGGCTTCAGGTCACGGTTGTGGAAATGATGCCATGGTTGATGGCCCAACAGTTGGACGCTGAAGGGGGCGCGCTGCTTCGACGGACGATGGAACAGATGGGCGTGCAGACGCTCCTCGAAAAGCGTGTGACGCGCGCACTCGGGGGTGAGCGAATTACAGGTCTCGAGTTTCAGGACGGCACAACACTCAACGTTGAGATGGTAGTAATGAGTTGCGGCATTCGGCCGGACGCCGAGCTTGCCGGAAGGTCCGGACTTGCGGTGGATCGGGGGATCGTCGTGAATGACCGAATGCAGACCTCCGATCCGGCCATCTACGCCGTCGGCGAGTGCGCGCAGCACCGCGGGAAGCTCTATGGTCTCGTGGCGCCTCTGTACGATCAGGCCAGGGTACTGGCGGAGCACCTGACCGGCACATCCTCTAATGGCGGGTATCAGGGCTCCAAGCCGGTCAGCAAATTGAAGGTCATGGGCGTCCACCTTGTCTCGATGGGCGACACGACTCCGGCCGATCCCCTGGACGAGGTCGTCAGCTATGTCGAGCCGTCGCGGGGCGTCTACAAGAAGATGATCATACGCGACAACCGGCTCGTCGGCGTAACCCTGCTGGGCGAGACGGACACGGCCGGGGTGCTGACTCAGATGTTCCTGTTGGACGCGGTCCTTCCGGAGCGGCGGGCCGACCTGCTGTTCGGCACCTCCACCGGCGCCCCGATCCTCTCGGTATTTGACCTGCCCGATCACGCCCAGATCTGCCACTGTCACGGCGTCACCAAGGGTCAGATCAGAGAGGCGATCGAGTTCGGCAAGTGTCGAACGGTCTCGCAGATTGGACTACAAACGAAGGCCGGCACGAGCTGCGGGGGGTGCAAGAAGCTCCTCGAACAGTTTCTTGAGGTCTATGCCGGAGAGGTGGCGGAAGAGCCGTCCGAACACTGGTATGTGCCGAGCGTCCCGATGACCAAGCCCGAACTGGTGGCCGCCATCAAGGCGAAAGGGATCAAGAGCGTCAGCGCGCTCTTCCGGGAGCTTAACGATGGGCGCGACGAGCCGAGCCACAAGACCGCGCTGGCATCGCTACTCAAGACCATCTGGGCCGGGGAGTACGAAGACGAACGCGACGCGCGGTTCATCAATGACCGGGTCCACGCCAACATCCAGAAAGATGGGACCTTCTCGGTCGTGCCGCGCATTTGCGGCGGCATCACGTCGGCGGCGGAGCTTCGGCGGATCGCCGATGTCGCGGAGAAGCATCAAATCCCGGCGATCAAGTTGACCAGCGGTCAGCGGATCGCGCTGGCGGGCATCAGGAAGGAGCAGCTTCCGTACGTCTGGAAAGATCTGGGAATGCCCAGCGGTCACGCATACGCCAAGGCGGTCCGTTCGTGCAACACCTGTGTCGGATCCGACTTCTGCCGTTTCGGGCTGGGCGATTCCATTGCGCTGGGCATCAAGATCGAAAAGCGGTTTCACGGCATCGAGACCCCGCACAAGATGAAGCTGGCTGCCGTCGGCTGCCCGAGGAACTGTGCCGAGGCCACCATCAAAGATCTTGGCGCCGTCGCCATTGAGGGCGGCTGGCAGATCTACGTGGGCGGCGGCGGCGCGACCCGGGTGCGGGCCGCAGATCTCCTGTGTACGGTCAGGATACACGAAGAGGTCCTGACATATATGGGCCGCTTCATTCAGTATTACCGGGAACACGGTAAGTACATGGAGCGGTCATACCGGCTTGTGGAACGAGTCGGCATTGAGCGGCTCCGCGAGCTGCTTGTCGAGGATGTCGAAGGGATCGGTGCGCGGTTGGATGCCGAGATCGAGCGGGCGGTCGCGGCCCGTACAGATCCTTGGGCCGAGGCGGAAGAACCCGTGCATCCGGCCCAGTTCAGCGGGCCCGTACTGATAGAGCTCAAGAGGTGA
- the higB gene encoding mRNA interferase HigB produces MKLIGRDVIQLFVRRHPDSRSSLKGWIQAAESNSFKHFVDLKKTFGSADQVKPHTVFDISGNKYRLIAVVDYTIQSVSIECVLTHAVYDEGRWRK; encoded by the coding sequence ATGAAGCTCATCGGGCGGGATGTCATTCAACTATTCGTACGGAGACATCCCGATTCCAGGTCTTCTCTGAAGGGCTGGATCCAGGCCGCGGAGTCCAACAGCTTCAAGCATTTCGTCGATCTCAAGAAGACCTTTGGGTCAGCAGATCAGGTCAAGCCGCACACGGTGTTCGACATCTCCGGGAATAAGTATCGGCTGATCGCTGTCGTAGACTATACCATTCAATCGGTGTCAATCGAGTGCGTCCTGACGCATGCCGTGTATGATGAGGGACGCTGGAGAAAGTGA
- a CDS encoding NADH dehydrogenase FAD-containing subunit transmembrane protein gives MESRTVEPFRFDFTGNIVGLGCGMALVNLLGIKFHGRVGWWLYRMIHLQRLVSFRNKASLALTLALNAIFDRDLSCETWPETDQNMNNARISSSLSDSGAPVTS, from the coding sequence ATGGAGTCCAGGACCGTCGAGCCGTTTCGGTTCGACTTCACCGGCAACATTGTCGGGCTCGGGTGCGGAATGGCCCTGGTCAATCTGCTGGGCATCAAGTTTCATGGTCGGGTCGGCTGGTGGCTCTACCGGATGATCCACCTACAGCGCCTGGTCAGCTTCAGAAATAAGGCATCGCTCGCCCTGACCCTCGCGCTGAATGCGATCTTCGATCGCGATCTCTCCTGCGAAACCTGGCCCGAGACCGACCAAAACATGAACAACGCAAGGATCTCCTCATCTCTCTCAGATTCCGGCGCGCCCGTCACCTCCTGA
- a CDS encoding NADH dehydrogenase FAD-containing subunit transmembrane protein, which translates to MRRTPAQIVVLGGGFGGLYAAMTLQRELAGSDVAQVTLVDRRNYFTFTPFLPEVAAGTLGRAHVTYPFRFLAQKGQFRFIQGVVQTFDLGNRTIQTDTTTIPYDYLIVSLGGVPSFFGNPQIEAHTLTLNSVDDALGIRNHVIRLFEQAVVEPDPIRRRQLLTFVVAGAGPCGVELAAELHHLIRTALLKYYPVDPSEVRIVLVSKGDRILPDFGGKLADTGQQTLMRRGIEVRLNSRVTGASAEHVELNDDETIPTRTPIWAAGVTPNPILARLPVPKNPQGGVVVDEFLNIPEFPEVYVIGDGASVVDRRQGRPYPALAPVAIRQGIRAAGNIMNTLQGRAAEPFRFDFTGNIVGLGCGMALVNLLGIKFHGRIGWWLYRMIHLQRLVSFRNKASLALTLALNAIFDRDLSCETWPEADQSMNSEKVSQALPDSGAPVTS; encoded by the coding sequence ATGAGACGAACGCCTGCGCAGATCGTAGTGCTCGGAGGGGGGTTCGGCGGCCTGTACGCGGCCATGACGCTGCAGCGGGAGCTGGCCGGATCTGACGTCGCCCAGGTCACCCTGGTGGACCGACGCAACTATTTCACCTTCACCCCGTTCCTCCCTGAGGTGGCCGCAGGCACCCTTGGCCGGGCGCATGTGACCTACCCCTTCAGGTTCCTGGCCCAGAAAGGCCAGTTTCGTTTTATTCAAGGCGTGGTGCAGACCTTTGACCTCGGCAATCGGACGATCCAGACGGACACCACCACCATCCCCTACGATTATCTGATTGTCTCGCTTGGGGGAGTGCCTTCCTTCTTCGGCAATCCCCAGATCGAGGCGCACACCCTGACACTCAACTCGGTGGACGATGCGCTGGGCATTCGCAACCATGTGATCAGGCTCTTCGAGCAGGCCGTGGTTGAGCCGGATCCGATCCGTCGGCGTCAGCTTCTCACCTTCGTGGTGGCCGGAGCCGGACCCTGCGGCGTGGAGCTGGCCGCTGAGTTGCACCATCTGATCCGGACGGCCCTGCTCAAGTACTATCCGGTGGACCCATCTGAGGTCCGGATCGTGTTGGTGTCCAAGGGCGATCGGATCCTCCCTGACTTTGGCGGCAAGCTGGCCGACACCGGTCAGCAGACGCTGATGAGGCGTGGGATTGAGGTCAGGCTGAACAGTCGCGTGACCGGGGCAAGCGCGGAGCACGTAGAGCTTAATGATGACGAGACCATCCCCACACGGACCCCCATCTGGGCAGCCGGCGTGACCCCGAACCCTATATTGGCCAGACTGCCCGTGCCAAAGAACCCGCAGGGAGGCGTTGTAGTCGATGAGTTTCTCAATATTCCCGAGTTCCCGGAGGTGTACGTGATCGGGGATGGCGCATCCGTCGTTGATCGACGCCAAGGGCGACCGTATCCTGCCCTGGCGCCGGTGGCGATTCGCCAGGGGATCCGGGCCGCCGGCAATATCATGAATACCCTCCAGGGGAGAGCCGCGGAGCCGTTTCGATTTGACTTCACCGGCAATATCGTCGGGCTCGGGTGCGGGATGGCCCTCGTCAACCTGTTGGGCATCAAGTTTCATGGTCGGATTGGGTGGTGGCTCTACCGGATGATCCACCTGCAGCGATTGGTCAGCTTCAGAAACAAGGCGTCACTCGCCCTCACCCTGGCGCTGAATGCGATCTTTGATCGGGACCTCTCCTGCGAAACCTGGCCCGAGGCCGACCAGAGCATGAACAGTGAAAAGGTCTCGCAGGCTCTCCCGGATTCAGGCGCGCCAGTCACCTCCTGA
- the nucH gene encoding Thermonuclease precursor has product MSQRSPWPFILALILLLSTASCSGATERNTRGEGVADVAAPVVAEELVRVKRVFDGDTVLLEDGRTVRYLGINTPEFQEPFYLKAKRLNESLVLGRDIRLEFDQEKTDGHDRLLAYVYTGDELVNARLVQEGLAHAFFIGPNRRHHALFLRLQAEAQQRRVGLWSARGRIRDLKITNVRPVDLKKHDQSHSYVRITNLSNAAIRLAGYTLSSEEGQSYLFPNVSVDPGHTVIVAGDGGKDGVDSRGQLVVHWPTQDSVWDSVEDTAFLKDPSGNLVDTFHYKGKRIRQSKSRRSN; this is encoded by the coding sequence GTGAGTCAGCGTAGCCCGTGGCCGTTCATCCTCGCTCTCATTCTTCTGCTGTCCACTGCTTCCTGTAGTGGTGCGACCGAAAGAAACACGCGCGGTGAAGGCGTTGCAGATGTGGCTGCGCCTGTCGTCGCAGAAGAACTGGTCCGAGTAAAGCGAGTATTCGACGGGGATACCGTCCTGCTCGAAGATGGCCGGACGGTTCGGTATCTGGGCATCAACACGCCGGAATTTCAGGAGCCGTTCTACCTGAAAGCCAAACGGCTCAACGAGTCGCTTGTCCTGGGGCGAGATATTCGGCTGGAGTTCGATCAGGAGAAAACCGACGGCCACGATCGACTCTTGGCCTATGTCTATACGGGAGACGAACTGGTCAATGCCCGGTTAGTGCAGGAGGGCTTGGCGCACGCCTTCTTTATCGGACCCAATCGAAGGCATCACGCCCTGTTCCTTCGGCTCCAGGCCGAGGCGCAACAACGCAGGGTCGGTCTCTGGTCCGCCAGGGGTCGCATCAGAGACCTCAAAATTACCAACGTTCGTCCTGTCGATCTAAAAAAACACGATCAATCCCACTCGTACGTTCGCATCACCAATCTCAGCAACGCTGCGATCAGGTTGGCGGGTTATACACTGTCAAGCGAAGAAGGCCAATCCTACCTCTTCCCCAACGTCAGCGTAGACCCGGGCCATACGGTCATTGTGGCTGGTGACGGCGGAAAGGACGGAGTTGACAGCAGGGGGCAACTGGTGGTCCATTGGCCCACACAGGATTCGGTGTGGGATTCGGTCGAAGATACCGCCTTTCTCAAAGATCCTTCTGGAAACCTCGTGGATACGTTCCATTACAAGGGTAAGCGGATAAGGCAGTCGAAGTCGCGCAGGAGCAACTAA
- a CDS encoding Cytochrome c-554(548) codes for MKKVLGLSIVLTVAPVAQAADIDVGKATVATVCAACHGPTGVSVSDTIPNLAAQRTGYLEAQLKALKEGTRKNPIMNAIAAQLSPEDMANVAAYFAAQPGPQAGAKSSFLPNVAKTRVTFPEGYKDTFTKYHTINFPATKQVRYYYANKAAVQAAKEGKPLPDGSMLFAEVYAAKLDADRKPLMGGDGFFVAEKLLFYTAMARGAGWGNEMPDMLRNGDWNYAIFTTDKQHRPGVNQAECLACHKPLDNASYTFTLKQLVEAK; via the coding sequence ATGAAAAAAGTGCTCGGATTGTCCATCGTTCTGACCGTCGCGCCGGTTGCTCAAGCTGCTGATATTGACGTCGGCAAAGCGACAGTCGCCACCGTGTGCGCGGCCTGCCACGGCCCGACCGGGGTGAGCGTGAGCGATACCATCCCCAATCTTGCGGCCCAGCGGACCGGCTACCTCGAAGCACAACTGAAGGCGCTCAAGGAGGGCACACGCAAGAACCCTATCATGAACGCCATCGCCGCTCAACTGAGCCCAGAAGACATGGCGAACGTCGCCGCGTATTTCGCCGCGCAGCCCGGGCCGCAGGCGGGCGCCAAGTCAAGCTTTCTGCCGAACGTCGCGAAAACCCGCGTGACCTTCCCGGAGGGCTACAAGGACACGTTTACGAAGTACCACACGATCAATTTTCCCGCGACCAAGCAGGTGCGATACTACTATGCCAACAAGGCCGCCGTGCAGGCCGCTAAAGAAGGCAAGCCGCTGCCCGACGGCTCGATGCTGTTCGCCGAGGTCTACGCGGCAAAACTCGACGCCGACAGGAAACCGCTTATGGGCGGCGACGGCTTTTTCGTGGCGGAGAAGCTCCTCTTCTACACGGCGATGGCGCGAGGAGCAGGCTGGGGCAATGAGATGCCCGATATGCTGCGTAACGGGGACTGGAACTACGCCATTTTCACCACCGACAAGCAACACCGACCGGGAGTGAACCAGGCCGAGTGCCTCGCCTGCCACAAGCCGCTCGACAATGCGAGCTATACCTTCACGCTGAAGCAGCTCGTAGAAGCGAAGTAG
- a CDS encoding XRE family transcriptional regulator, whose product MPTTSRLQSTISRCESAQRSARAGALVTRRLPGHRAPTHPGEMLLEEFLKPLGVSQSAFAIRLGISFPRLNEIVRGKRAVTPDTALRLGRVLGTSADFWLGLQQDWDLWHAMRGKKAAQIAELEPLRQIA is encoded by the coding sequence ATGCCGACGACGTCGAGATTGCAGAGTACCATTAGTCGCTGCGAGTCCGCCCAGCGATCCGCCCGCGCCGGGGCGCTCGTGACACGGCGCCTCCCCGGGCACAGAGCCCCCACGCATCCGGGGGAGATGTTGTTGGAGGAGTTCCTGAAGCCGCTGGGAGTGAGCCAGTCCGCCTTTGCCATCCGACTGGGGATTTCTTTCCCGCGACTCAACGAGATCGTCCGAGGGAAGCGGGCGGTCACCCCGGACACCGCGCTTCGACTCGGACGCGTTCTCGGAACTTCCGCTGATTTCTGGCTGGGTCTGCAGCAGGACTGGGATCTTTGGCATGCCATGCGGGGCAAGAAGGCCGCGCAAATCGCTGAACTGGAACCCCTCCGCCAGATCGCGTGA
- the yceI_2 gene encoding Protein YceI: MSRWTFEPGHTAAEFCVRHMMVTYIRGHFKHVHGTLEFDPEAPTESRVEAVIDARGLWSGERDRDTHLTGPDFLDVERFPEITFRGRQVRLTGANEAVVVGDLTLRGVTRSIDLHVRYLGQWQTPWWKDGVDTGPKTRAGFLATARINRHHFGVSWNSALDRGGVVVGDDVTVTIDAEAILQS; this comes from the coding sequence ATGAGTCGTTGGACGTTTGAACCTGGACATACCGCAGCCGAGTTCTGTGTGCGACACATGATGGTCACGTACATCCGGGGTCACTTCAAGCACGTGCACGGCACGCTGGAGTTCGATCCGGAGGCTCCCACCGAGTCTCGCGTCGAGGCCGTCATCGATGCGCGGGGTCTCTGGAGCGGTGAGCGGGATCGCGATACCCACCTCACGGGTCCTGACTTCCTCGATGTCGAACGCTTTCCCGAGATCACCTTTCGCGGACGCCAGGTCCGCCTCACAGGGGCCAACGAGGCTGTGGTGGTCGGCGATCTCACGCTGCGCGGGGTGACCCGATCCATCGACCTGCACGTCCGCTACCTCGGACAGTGGCAGACGCCGTGGTGGAAGGATGGGGTGGACACAGGACCCAAGACCCGCGCCGGGTTTCTTGCCACCGCACGGATCAACCGTCACCACTTTGGCGTGAGCTGGAACAGTGCGCTCGATCGGGGCGGTGTGGTTGTTGGCGACGATGTGACGGTAACCATCGACGCCGAGGCCATCCTTCAGTCCTAG
- the yceI_1 gene encoding Protein YceI has product MSRWVFEPGHTAAEFCVRHMMVTYVRGHFKDVHGTLEFDPEAPAVSGVEAVIDARGLWSGEPDRDTHLRGPDFLDVERFPEITFRGRQVRLAGANEAVVVGDLTLRGVTRSVDLHVRYLGQWQTPWWKDGVDTGPKTRAGFLATARINRHDFGVSWNSALDRGGVVVGDDVTVTIDAEAILQS; this is encoded by the coding sequence ATGAGTCGCTGGGTGTTTGAACCTGGACATACCGCAGCCGAGTTCTGCGTACGACACATGATGGTGACGTACGTCCGGGGTCACTTCAAGGACGTACATGGCACGCTGGAGTTCGATCCGGAGGCTCCCGCCGTGTCCGGCGTCGAGGCGGTCATCGATGCGCGCGGTCTCTGGAGCGGTGAGCCTGATCGCGATACCCACCTTAGGGGTCCTGACTTCCTCGATGTCGAGCGCTTCCCCGAGATCACCTTTCGCGGACGCCAGGTCCGCCTCGCAGGGGCTAACGAGGCGGTGGTAGTCGGCGATCTCACGCTGCGCGGGGTGACCCGATCCGTCGACCTGCACGTCCGCTACCTCGGACAGTGGCAGACGCCGTGGTGGAAGGATGGTGTAGACACAGGACCCAAGACCCGCGCCGGGTTTCTTGCCACCGCCCGGATCAACCGTCACGACTTTGGCGTGAGCTGGAACAGTGCGCTCGATCGGGGCGGTGTGGTGGTTGGCGACGATGTGACGGTAACCATCGACGCCGAGGCCATCCTTCAGTCCTAG
- a CDS encoding Response regulator receiver, whose translation MRKTVVIVDDSLGSRATLSQALKRLGCEVVGEGSRGSEAIRLVQTLKPDVLFLAVGLPDMDGLTVAAHILEALPLPILILSSHLDQELIQRAKEAGVMAYLLKPLREEELLPAIELAISRFEEFNALRKENADLRRILEDRKLIERAKGILMERERISEQQAFARIQKTSMNTRRSMAEIAQAILLSEAVTGRA comes from the coding sequence ATGCGAAAAACGGTAGTAATCGTTGATGACAGCCTTGGATCGCGGGCGACTCTCAGCCAAGCGCTCAAACGACTTGGATGCGAGGTGGTGGGAGAAGGCTCGCGTGGCTCCGAGGCGATTCGCCTGGTCCAAACGCTGAAACCCGATGTGCTGTTCCTGGCGGTGGGTCTCCCGGATATGGATGGCCTGACAGTGGCTGCTCATATCCTGGAGGCCCTCCCCCTTCCGATCCTGATTCTGAGCAGCCATCTCGACCAGGAGTTGATCCAGCGCGCCAAGGAGGCGGGCGTCATGGCGTATCTGCTGAAGCCGCTTCGCGAGGAGGAGTTGCTGCCGGCCATCGAGCTGGCGATCTCCCGATTCGAGGAATTCAACGCCCTGAGAAAAGAGAACGCGGACTTGAGGCGAATCCTTGAGGACCGGAAGCTGATTGAGCGCGCCAAGGGCATTCTGATGGAACGAGAACGGATCTCCGAACAGCAGGCGTTTGCGCGGATCCAGAAAACCAGTATGAACACACGGCGATCAATGGCCGAGATCGCTCAGGCCATCTTGCTGAGCGAAGCGGTCACCGGTAGAGCTTAG
- a CDS encoding (2Fe-2S)-binding protein, with protein MESKHAALEIVIPLGPVDAIPLGQGCTYVVDGCPIAVFRQRDGQLFATQNACPHRGGSLAEGILGDGKVICPLHARQFDLKTGASGDCTVRTYPVRVEGGEIILTLA; from the coding sequence ATGGAAAGTAAGCACGCTGCACTGGAGATCGTAATACCGCTTGGCCCGGTTGACGCGATCCCGCTCGGGCAGGGCTGCACCTACGTCGTAGACGGCTGTCCCATCGCCGTGTTCCGCCAGCGCGATGGGCAGCTCTTCGCCACTCAAAACGCCTGTCCGCATCGAGGCGGCTCGCTGGCCGAGGGCATCCTCGGGGACGGAAAGGTGATCTGCCCGCTTCACGCCCGGCAGTTCGATCTGAAGACGGGCGCATCGGGGGACTGCACCGTCCGAACCTATCCGGTTCGCGTAGAAGGGGGCGAAATCATCCTCACGCTTGCGTGA
- a CDS encoding membrane protein — MKGVLHPLFVHLPIALLFMAFMTMGYWLLRGLATSVFENRIYSLTRFNTAAGVVCVLLSMATGFRDVLAGYWIAFNSPLGKWLYVKVILAALMVVIYSTFLWQSRKKPQYLQEDPKIMTWCLTTQLVGFLLVITVTALGTMLVFYPHVLAQIG; from the coding sequence ATGAAAGGGGTGCTCCACCCCCTATTTGTACACCTCCCCATCGCCCTGCTCTTCATGGCCTTTATGACGATGGGGTATTGGCTGCTCCGAGGGTTGGCGACATCGGTGTTTGAGAACCGAATCTACAGCCTGACGCGCTTCAATACCGCTGCCGGCGTGGTGTGCGTCCTCTTGTCCATGGCGACAGGGTTCCGGGATGTCCTGGCCGGATATTGGATCGCCTTCAACTCTCCCCTTGGTAAATGGCTGTACGTCAAGGTCATCCTGGCTGCACTCATGGTGGTCATCTACAGTACGTTTCTCTGGCAAAGCCGCAAGAAACCCCAGTATCTACAAGAAGACCCCAAGATCATGACGTGGTGTCTGACGACGCAGTTGGTAGGCTTCCTCCTGGTCATCACCGTCACCGCGCTTGGGACGATGCTGGTGTTTTATCCTCACGTCCTGGCGCAAATCGGATGA
- a CDS encoding PilT protein domain-containing protein yields MRVVLDTNTLISALLFSGTASRLVPLWQSQRITVLLSKAILQEYLRVFTYPKFRLTDWEVRGLIEEELLPFVETVRVRKRVTAVRRDPEDDKFLECAVAGLAEYLVTGDQDLLELRTYRGIAICTVGTFLKIHGDE; encoded by the coding sequence ATGCGCGTCGTACTGGATACGAACACGCTCATCTCGGCCCTTCTGTTCTCCGGTACCGCTTCCCGACTCGTTCCCTTGTGGCAATCTCAGCGCATCACGGTCCTACTGTCTAAAGCGATCCTCCAGGAATACCTCCGGGTCTTTACCTATCCGAAGTTCCGCTTAACCGACTGGGAGGTGAGAGGATTGATCGAAGAAGAGTTGTTGCCCTTTGTTGAAACGGTCAGGGTGAGGAAGCGTGTTACCGCCGTTCGGCGGGATCCTGAAGATGATAAGTTTCTGGAGTGTGCTGTAGCCGGCCTGGCCGAGTATCTCGTGACAGGGGACCAGGATCTTTTGGAGCTAAGGACTTACCGTGGAATCGCGATCTGCACAGTGGGGACGTTTTTAAAGATACATGGTGACGAGTAG
- a CDS encoding transcriptional regulator — protein sequence MTIATLEKKLKPLESPVDNELLRWLYLHLPPRPIKSRKMHHNYSEAVRILMRESGGLDTHNRTAVDQHLSAVIPFIEAYEKRAFAIGSATPEDMLRFLMEQHELSQYDLAKELGGQPVVSQILRGKRRLTREHIERLSKRFGVTPATFYPAGTTT from the coding sequence ATGACGATCGCCACACTTGAAAAGAAACTCAAACCGCTGGAGTCCCCGGTAGACAACGAACTGCTTCGGTGGCTCTATCTCCATCTGCCGCCGCGGCCTATCAAGAGTAGGAAGATGCACCACAATTACAGCGAGGCGGTTCGCATTCTGATGCGGGAATCCGGAGGCCTGGACACCCATAACCGCACGGCTGTCGACCAACACCTGAGCGCTGTCATTCCCTTCATCGAGGCGTATGAGAAAAGGGCGTTCGCCATCGGCTCGGCAACCCCTGAGGACATGCTTAGGTTCCTCATGGAGCAGCACGAGCTCAGCCAGTACGATCTCGCGAAGGAGCTTGGAGGCCAGCCGGTCGTGTCGCAAATCCTCAGAGGGAAGCGAAGGCTTACACGAGAGCACATCGAGCGGTTGAGCAAGCGATTCGGGGTGACGCCGGCAACCTTCTACCCCGCAGGAACTACGACCTAA
- a CDS encoding Putative transmembrane protein (PGPGW): protein MHGVMISTLKQAKRIIVIVIGFTVLVIGIVLIVLPGPATVVIPIGLAILATEFVWARRLLVRFKREARRLKNTISRKMQGNARERSEQK from the coding sequence ATGCACGGCGTCATGATCAGCACGTTGAAACAGGCGAAGCGCATTATCGTCATCGTCATCGGCTTCACGGTCCTGGTCATCGGCATCGTGCTCATTGTGCTCCCCGGACCCGCTACGGTCGTGATCCCAATCGGTCTGGCAATCCTGGCCACTGAGTTCGTCTGGGCGAGAAGGCTGTTGGTTCGATTTAAGCGTGAGGCGCGGCGGCTGAAGAATACCATCTCCAGAAAAATGCAGGGCAACGCTCGCGAGCGGTCAGAGCAGAAGTAA